One Triplophysa dalaica isolate WHDGS20190420 chromosome 1, ASM1584641v1, whole genome shotgun sequence DNA segment encodes these proteins:
- the sall1a gene encoding sal-like protein 1a: MSRRKQAKPQHFQTDSQLVLTAHNGDTVANSDDSPCKDSGAHVCGRCCAEFFELSDLEHHQKNCTKNQLVLIVNENPVSPSGTFSPGSSPHNPDEQVNDTTNNTDQAELADLLEQNILDKEEAMDTEVSEVSATHKDGSGHAVGGSPLGGAGSSHGPLGSTGSNLGNSAISPSLPQLGNLTELGNFSMINSNVIIENLQSTKVAVAQFSQETRSAGGQRVAVPALMEQLLALQQQQIHQLQLIEQIRHQILLLASQSPELQVPPSSSPVTSGSGASPLTTLSSHLSQQLAAAAGLAQSIASQSASISSLKQMANAAQLPQNNSNVGESSQNPGAPGAATVNVQSSEKRPGHTGSLHPQLANPSLSKPSTPAFGMSNILNPVANTLLPQPPPGNPMFSSALPSVGTTVEDLSSLAALAQRKGKPPNVASFEPKSSSEDAFFKHKCRFCGKVFGSDSALQIHLRSHTGERPYKCNICGNRFSTRGNLKVHFQRHKEKFPHIQMNPYPVPEHLDNIPTSTGIPYGMSMPPEKPVTSWLDSKPVLSTLTSSVGMLLPPTIPSLPPFIKKEENNSLVTSSPSHSAKSDSGPAEAATKNTERVLEEVESTTLPTSNGKTEENHHSSSLTTNVIAAGEGTIKYTTPNSPPMATNPLMPLMSEQFKAKFPFGGLLDPLQGSETSKLQQLVENIDRKVTDPNECVICHRVLSCHSALKMHYRTHTGERPFKCKVCGRAFTTKGNLKTHYSVHRAMPPLRVQHSCPICQKKFTNAVVLQQHIRMHMGGQIPNTPLPDSYPESMGSDAGSFDERNFDDFDNFSDENMEGIEDGPDSSIPHTPKSADASQDSLCSSPTPIESSGMETQEKSANHIAEEVNCGQEKSVENGFMEGDRFTNDSSSIGGDIESQSAGSPAVSESTSSMQAPSPTNGNHQQQKSPSLEDRQQRALSFEYISAGLMQSHSASPGALDLTSINPLKEPLSMIFPFRDRGTFKNTACDICGKTFACQSALDIHYRSHTKERPFICNACNRGFSTKGNLKQHMLTHQMRDLPSQLFEPNNSLSSSPTPSLLSVGPLSALMKTEVNGFLHGLQLDVKDLPSGLVTSSASTSPVLSAAPPRRTPKQHNCNTCGKTFSSSSALQIHERTHTGEKPFACTICGRAFTTKGNLKVHMGTHMWNSAPARRGRRLSVDGPMAFLGTNPVKFPELFQKDLTGRAGNGDPTSFWNQYAAAFSNGLAMKTNEISVIQNGGLPPPLSGSVGNGGSSPIGGLTGSMERLHNSEPNPALAGLEKMANNENGTPFRFTRFMEDKEIVTN; encoded by the exons ATGTCGCGGAGGAAACAAGCGAAGCCGCAGCATTTCCAGACCGACTCGCAGCTGGTCCTTACCGCGCACAATG GGGACACAGTGGCCAACTCAGACGACTCCCCTTGCAAAGACTCGGGTGCCCATGTCTGCGGCAGATGTTGTGCAGAGTTCTTTGAACTATCGGATCTTGAACACCACCAGAAGAATTGCACTAAGAATCAATTAGTTCTAATTGTAAATGAAAATCCAGTGTCTCCCTCCGGAACCTTTTCCCCGGGCTCCTCTCCTCATAATCCGGATGAGCAGGTGAATGACACAACTAATAACACAGATCAAGCAGAGTTGGCTGACCTTTTGGAGCAGAATATACTTGACAAAGAGGAGGCCATGGACACAGAGGTGTCAGAAGTCTCTGCTACACATAAGGATGGCAGTGGACATGCGGTGGGTGGAAGCCCACTTGGGGGTGCTGGAAGCAGCCATGGACCTCTGGGCAGCACTGGGTCCAATTTGGGAAATTCTGCCATTTCTCCCTCACTACCTCAGCTGGGCAACTTAACTGAGCTGGGAAATTTTTCCATGATCAACAGTAATGTCATTATTGAAAACCTACAGAGCACCAAAGTAGCTGTGGCTCAGTTCTCTCAAGAGACAAGATCAGCGGGAGGACAAAGGGTGGCTGTGCCAGCCCTTATGGAGCAGCTCTTGGcactgcagcagcagcagaTTCATCAGCTGCAGCTCATCGAGCAGATCCGTCACCAGATTCTTCTGTTAGCTTCCCAATCACCTGAGCTCCAAGTACCACCTAGTTCTTCGCCAGTCACTTCAGGTTCAGGTGCTAGCCCACTAACCACTCTTAGTTCCCATTTGTCTCAACAGTTGGCAGCTGCCGCAGGGTTAGCACAGAGCATAGCTAGCCAGTCTGCAAGCATTAGCAGTTTGAAACAGATGGCTAATGCTGCGCAGCTACCTCAGAACAATTCTAATGTGGGAGAGTCGTCTCAAAACCCCGGAGCACCGGGGGCAGCTACAGTTAATGTCCAGTCTTCTGAGAAGAGGCCGGGCCATACGGGGAGCTTACATCCTCAATTAGCAAACCCATCACTTTCAAAACCATCCACACCAGCCTTTGGGATGAGTAATATTTTGAACCCAGTGGCTAATACCCTTCTACCTCAGCCCCCACCAGGCAATCCAATGTTTTCCAGTGCACTGCCCAGTGTTGGTACTACAGTTGAAGATCTCAGCTCACTGGCTGCACTGGCTCAAAGAAAAGGCAAGCCACCCAATGTTGCATCTTTTGAACCGAAAAGTAGCTCAGAGGAtgcttttttcaaacataaatgTAGGTTTTGTGGCAAGGTGTTTGGTAGTGACAGTGCTCTACAGATTCACTTACGTTCTCATACAGGTGAGAGGCCGTACAAGTGCAACATTTGTGGAAATCGCTTTTCAACCCGTGGTAACTTGAAGGTGCACTTTCAGCGACATAAGGAGAAGTTTCCACACATTCAGATGAATCCATACCCTGTTCCAGAGCATTTAGACAATATTCCAACAAGTACTGGCATTCCCTATGGAATGTCAATGCCCCCTGAGAAGCCAGTTACTAGCTGGTTGGATAGCAAGCCTGTACTTTCAACTCTGACCTCTTCTGTTGGCATGTTACTTCCACCAACAATACCAAGTCTGCCTCCATTTATCAAAAAGGAAGAGAATAACTCGCTGGTTACAAGCAGCCCTTCTCATTCTGCTAAAAGTGACTCTGGTCCAGCTGAAGCAGccacaaaaaacacagagaggGTGTTGGAAGAGGTTGAGAGCACAACCTTGCCTACCTCAAATGGAAAAACGGAAGAAAACCACCACTCCTCCAGTTTAACAACTAATGTGATTGCTGCTGGAGAGGGCACCATCAAGTACACCACCCCCAACAGCCCTCCAATGGCCACTAATCCACTAATGCCCCTGATGTCAGAGCAGTTCAAAGCTAAGTTTCCTTTTGGTGGTCTACTTGATCCCTTGCAGGGCTCAGAAACATCCAAACTTCAACAACTGGTTGAGAACATTGACAGGAAAGTGACAGACCCCAATGAGTGTGTTATCTGCCACCGTGTTCTTAGTTGCCACAGTGCCCTGAAGATGCACTACCGCACACACACTGGGGAGAGGCCTTTCAAATGTAAAGTGTGTGGCCGTGCGTTCACCACCAAGGGAAACCTGAAAACTCATTACAGTGTCCATCGAGCAATGCCACCACTGAGGGTCCAGCACTCTTGTCCTATTTGCCAGAAAAAGTTCACAAATGCTGTGGTACTGCAGCAGCACATTCGAATGCATATGGGTGGCCAGATCCCTAACACCCCTCTTCCTGACAGCTACCCAGAATCCATGGGCTCTGATGCCGGCTCATTTGATGAGAGAAATTTTGATGATTTTGACAACTTCTCTGATGAAAATATGGAGGGAATTGAGGATGGACCAGACAGCAGCATCCCACACACACCAAAGTCAGCTGATGCATCTCAAGACAGCCTCTGTTCATCCCCTACACCAATTGAGTCGTCAGGCATGGAAACCCAGGAAAAGAGTGCCAACCACATAGCAGAAGAAGTGAATTGTGGACAGGAAAAATCAGTGGAGAATGGATTCATGGAAGGAGACAGATTCACGAATGACTCCTCTTCAATTGGAGGTGATATTGAAAGCCAAAGTGCCGGAAGTCCAGCTGTCTCTGAATCTACCTCTTCCATGCAGGCACCGTCACCCACTAATGGAAATCACCAACAGCAAAAATCTCCAAGTCTAGAGGATCGGCAACAGCGGGCATTGTCATTTGAGTATATTAGCGCAGGTCTTATGCAGAGTCATTCTGCCAGTCCTGGAGCTCTGGATCTTACTTCAATTAATCCATTGAAAGAGCCTCTTAGTATGATTTTCCCCTTCCGTGATCGAGGCACCTTTAAGAATACAGCATGCGATATCTGCGGAAAGACATTTGCCTGCCAGAGTGCCTTGGATATTCACTACCGAAGCCATACCAAAGAGAGACCATTCATTTGTAACGCATGCAACCGAGGTTTTTCCACCAAGGGTAACTTgaaacaacatatgctgacccATCAGATGCGAGATTTGCCCTCTCAGCTCTTTGAGCCCAACAACAGTCTTTCATCCAGCCCAACTCCTTCACTTCTTTCTGTTGGACCCTTGTCCGCCTTGATGAAGACTGAGGTCAATGGCTTTCTTCATGGTCTTCAACTTGATGTAAAAGACTTGCCCTCAGGACTGGTGACCTCATCTGCTTCGACCTCTCCAGTTCTTTCAGCTGCCCCACCAAGGAGAACGCCTAAGCAGCACAACTGCAACACCTGTGGAAAAACATTTTCCTCCTCCAGTGCCCTGCAGATCCACGAGCGAACCCATACCGGAGAGAAGCCTTTTGCTTGCACCATCTGTGGACGAGCATTCACCACCAAAGGAAATCTCAAG gttCACATGGGTACCCACATGTGGAACAGTGCTCCTGCTCGCCGTGGTCGCAGGCTTTCAGTAGACGGTCCAATGGCTTTCCTAGGCACCAACCCTGTAAAGTTCCCAGAGCTCTTCCAAAAGGACCTAACTGGCAGAGCTGGAAATGGAGATCCAACCAGCTTCTGGAATCAGTATGCCGCTGCATTCTCAAATGGCCTGGCTATGAAGACCAACGAAATCTCTGTTATCCAGAATGGAGGACTGCCCCCTCCCCTGTCAGGGAGTGTGGGTAACGGGGGCAGTTCACCTATCGGGGGTTTGACAGGCAGCATGGAAAGGCTGCATAACTCCGAGCCCAATCCTGCTCTGGCTGGCCTTGAGAAAATGGCCAACAACGAAAATGGGACTCCCTTCCGCTTCACTCGCTTCATGGAGGACAAGGAGATTGTGACCAACTAG